A DNA window from Thermosynechococcaceae cyanobacterium Okahandja contains the following coding sequences:
- a CDS encoding SDR family oxidoreductase: MRILVTGGAGFIGSHLVDRLMEAGHEVVCLDNYFTGTKRNVLRWIGHPNFELIRHDVTDPIRLEVDQIYHLACPASPVHYQYNPVKTIKTNVMGTLHMLGLAKRVKARFLLASTSEVYGDPLVHPQTESYWGNVNPIGIRSCYDEGKRVAETLTFDYHRQNNVEVRVARIFNTYGPKMQINDGRVVSNFIVQALQGIPLTVYGDGSQTRSFCYVSDLVEGLIRLMNSEHTGPVNLGNPGEYTVLQLAQTIQAMINPSAEIQFKPLPSDDPQRRQPDITVARTVLNWQPTVPLLEGLRRTIPDFAERLGVSYTPMMVEV; this comes from the coding sequence ATGCGTATTCTTGTTACCGGTGGAGCAGGGTTTATCGGTTCCCATCTTGTGGATCGGCTGATGGAAGCAGGCCACGAGGTCGTTTGTTTAGATAACTATTTTACCGGCACGAAGCGCAATGTCCTGCGCTGGATCGGTCACCCCAACTTTGAGCTCATCCGCCATGATGTGACCGACCCAATTCGGCTGGAGGTGGATCAGATCTATCATTTAGCCTGCCCGGCCTCGCCAGTACACTACCAGTACAATCCGGTCAAAACCATTAAAACCAATGTCATGGGCACATTACACATGCTGGGGTTGGCCAAGCGGGTGAAGGCGCGGTTCCTGTTGGCCTCCACCTCAGAAGTCTATGGTGATCCACTGGTGCACCCCCAAACTGAATCCTACTGGGGCAATGTTAATCCCATCGGCATTCGCTCTTGCTACGACGAGGGCAAGCGGGTAGCCGAAACCTTAACCTTTGATTACCACCGTCAAAATAACGTCGAGGTGCGGGTGGCACGAATTTTTAATACCTACGGCCCGAAAATGCAGATTAATGACGGCCGGGTGGTCAGTAATTTTATTGTCCAAGCGTTGCAGGGCATTCCCCTGACGGTCTATGGAGATGGCTCCCAGACCCGCAGCTTTTGTTACGTTAGCGACTTAGTGGAGGGGCTGATTCGGTTGATGAATAGCGAGCACACCGGCCCGGTGAACTTGGGTAATCCGGGTGAATATACGGTGCTGCAATTGGCGCAAACCATTCAGGCCATGATTAACCCCAGTGCTGAGATTCAGTTTAAGCCCCTGCCTAGTGATGACCCCCAACGGCGACAGCCCGATATTACGGTGGCGCGAACGGTGCTGAACTGGCAGCCCACGGTGCCCCTATTAGAGGGGTTGCGCCGTACCATTCCCGACTTTGCCGAGCGCTTGGGGGTGAGCTATACCCCTATGATGGTGGAAGTTTAA
- a CDS encoding DUF924 domain-containing protein, whose protein sequence is MYARILSFWFDEIDPKQWWSAEPSFDQLIRERFLPLIEQASAAELYPWRTTAAGRLAEIIVLDQFSRNAYRNTPQAFAQDGMALVLAQEAVAAGALNRLNPLQRSVLLLPYMHSESRSIHTQAEKLYQEFAPAENYDFERRHKAIIDRFGRYPHRNAILGRSSTAAEREFLQQPNSSF, encoded by the coding sequence ATGTATGCAAGGATACTCTCATTCTGGTTTGACGAGATTGACCCCAAGCAGTGGTGGTCTGCTGAACCGAGCTTTGATCAACTCATCCGTGAGCGGTTTTTACCCCTGATCGAGCAAGCATCTGCCGCTGAATTGTACCCATGGCGAACTACAGCAGCAGGTCGGCTTGCTGAAATTATTGTATTAGATCAATTTTCCCGTAATGCCTATCGCAACACTCCTCAAGCCTTTGCCCAAGATGGCATGGCACTAGTACTTGCCCAAGAAGCCGTTGCCGCAGGTGCCCTGAACCGCCTGAATCCTCTACAGCGTAGCGTGCTGTTGCTACCCTACATGCACAGTGAATCCCGCTCCATACACACCCAAGCAGAAAAACTTTACCAAGAGTTTGCTCCTGCAGAAAATTATGATTTTGAGCGGCGCCACAAAGCCATTATCGATCGCTTTGGTCGCTATCCCCACCGCAATGCTATCCTTGGCCGCTCTTCGACCGCCGCCGAGCGAGAGTTTCTCCAACAACCTAATTCCAGTTTTTAG